The Methanococcoides methylutens genome segment ACAGCATGAATTCAAATAATTTCCTAAGTCGAATTATAGTCCTCATAATCGTTCTTGCAATTATAATGTTGCTACTTGGCCTATTGTTATTTGGGAGATAACTGACATGGCAAAAGAATAGAATCCAAATAGGAACTCAATGGCCAACACCCCTCTGCATCCTGATATAATTAAAGCTCCAAAAGCGATTTATAAAAAAATAAGATGTGCCATTCACAAAAATAATTACACATCGCGATATTTACTTATACAGTTGAACTTAATTACAACTTATGAATCGAAATAAATTACTAATTATCATCTTTGCCACCATATTCATTGCAGGCATGATAGCACTGGCACCAAATGCCATCAAAAATGAGGATACACAGACCATATCTCACACATCGGTCGTAGCAAAGACCCATCCATCTGAACTTTTGTTCGAACTTGCATCAGCAAACCCGATGACCGGCAGTACAGAGGTCACAGTCTATAACCAGGACCTTGCACTTGTCAAGGAAAAGAGGGACATCTCTCTCAAGAACGGATACAACCATGTGCAATACAGCGATGTAGCATCCAGGATCGATCCAACCTCAGTGATATTTGAAGCTCCGGATGAACCGGGAATATTCGTGGTAGAGCAGAACTATGAGTATGACCTTGTCAGCAACAGTAAACTCCTTGACAAATATATCGACCGGGAGATATCAGTCACCGACCCCGAGGGAAATGAATACCAGGGAACTTTACTAAGCCACGGGGACGGCATGATACTCAAAACCAGAAATGGAGTTGTTACCCTGTCAGAGGTCGCAAAGATAGAGTATCCCGACATTGCAGGACTGCTGACCAAACCCACACTGGTATGGCAGGTATATTCCCCTGTTTCCGGAAATCGTGACATATTGACATCCTACCTGACCGATGGAATAAGCTGGAAAGCGAACTATATCATAAAAAGCAATCCGGATGACAGTATGGTTGACATTGACGGCTGGGTAACCATCGACAATCAAGCAGGGACAAACTTCAATGATGCAAAGCTCAAGCTTATTGCAGGAGATATTAACAGGGAATCAAATGATGTTCCAGCGTTCAGCGGATTTTATTACGATGTAGCAGCAATGGAAGTCCCAATAGATCAGTTCGAAGAGGAGTCCTTTTTCGAGTACCATATGTATACTCTGGACCGTCCCACTAATCTGAACGACAACGAAATAAAACAGATATCACTGCTTTCTGCAAACAATGTTCCGGTCACCAAAGAATACCTGTATGACGGCTTGCAGGAAGATAAGGTAAAAGTCACCCTTGTAATGAACAATTCTGAAGCCAGTGGTCTTGGAATACCACTGCCAAAGGGTGTTGCCAGGGTTTACAAAGCAGATTCAGAGAACCAACTCCAGTTCCTTGGGGAAGATTCCATCGACCACACACCTGCTGATGAAAAAGTCAGTGTCTCGGTAGGATATGCCTTTGACATCATCGGCGAAAGGAAAAGAAGCGAGTACAAGAAGATATCAGACCGCATGTACCGTGTAAGCAACATCATAGAGTTGCGCAACCACAAAGCAGAATCTGCTACCATCACAGTGGTAGAACATCTGAGTGGAGACTGGGAAATGATATCCAATTCACATCCTTACACAAAGATAGATTCGAACACCATTGAATTCCAGTTGACAGTACCGGCGGACAGCAGTGCGACCATCACATACACAGAAGAGTATAGTTACTGAAAAATGTTGAAAAGAAAGGGCGGCCTTTTTGAGCCATCCATTTTCTTTTCTTTTCTTTTCCTTAAAGATCAGGAATCTGACAGTATCTTTTCAAGAAATTCAAGGTCCACTACTGCATTAAGGTCGATCCCCAGGTCCTCTAAAGAATAACCAAGAGCTAATCCCAGAAGCTGTGTGTAGTGGAGCACAGGAATATTGTGCGAGGTACCATTTTTCTCATTAAGGTCCACCTGCCCGGCATCCAGCTGCATATGGCAGAAAGGACATGCATTCACGATGCAATCAACGCCCGCAGATTCGATCATGGATAATTTATGACCTGTAAGTGCCAACGCTTCGTCCGGCAATGCAGAGCGCACACCTCCACCGGCCCCGCAACACTCCGTCTTATCAGGATATTCAATACTTTCCGCACCTGTAGCTTCCACAAGTTCATCAAAGAACGATGGCCTCTCCACACTTGAGCCGACGCGTCCTTTAGAAGGTTTCAAAAGATGGCAGCCATAATGCACAGCAACTCTCAGCTCCAGTGGATGAGTAATGATATCACGGATCTTCTCCGAACCAACTTCCTTGTACAGAAATTCAGTGATGTGACGGACATCATGGCTACCCTTGATGCTCCTGCCAATTTTTCCAAGATGGGAATTTACGTCATTTTTAAGCTGCTCATCTGCCTTGATCTCATGATTTGCATCAGCAAGTGAGCCATAGCAACCATTGCAGATCGTCAACAGATCGCGATCCAGCTCTTCAGATAATGCAATGTTCCTGCCGGCCAGGGCAAGCCAGGTGGCTTTGTCAAAGGAACGGAGCACACCCGGAGCAGGACAGCACGATGCGCCTTCCAGGTCAATACAGTCTACCCCAAGCTTATCGAGACAGAGCTTGGTACTCTTTTCAATACCAGGATATCGGTTAGGAATCACACAACCCAGAAAAAGTGATACATTTGTCATATCTTTTCCTCACAGAACTTAAAGACATCATTTTTCGGACATCAATTCATCGAACTTACATGATACCAGCAATTTCTTAACCTCTTCCAGCCCTTCAGGGAAACTGTGAACTGTGGGTGGCAGCGGATCAAGCCCCAAAGCTTCTCTTTTTGCCCTGTTCTCTTCGTTAATGGGGACAGCATGCCCATGTTCCAGCAGCAATTCACCCACCATCCGGTGCTCAGGATAAATGATACCTTCGTGAACAGCAAGTGTGCGTATCTCGAATATAGCATCAACAATGTCTATCCCACGGGGGCACCTTTCCTGACAATTGTAACAGGTAGTACACATCCACAAGGAATCATCAGAAAGAACTGCCGTATCACTGCGTGCCTTCTTCAGGAGCTTTCTGACATTCAGGATTGTATGCCTTCCCGAGGGACAGCTACCGCTGCAGACACCACAATGCATACATTTTAAAATATCAGAGCCGGTCTTTTCCATTCGGGAAAGTACATTCGGTTCATTTCTGATAGACATCAAAATGAGTTATAATTTCATACATTATAAAAGATGCCATTGTACACTTTAGTGAAAACCGTGAAGAGCAATAGTTATATTTGAGTACATTTATAAGATTTATATACTCTGAATGTGACCGGTAACAGATCATTCACGCAAGCAGAGAAAACTAATAGGCATCGTTTAAATTTATGGTAACTGGGGGGCTTTGACAGATCCAGACGTGTGCTTTTATTGGCAATAGTAGTAGCGATCAGAATAAAAATCAGATGTTTCGGCTAAAGGTATATAAATAAACAAAATATTTAAATATTATGAGACGGAAGAGAGATTCTGTATTCCCAAAGGAAGTGCAGATATGACAAACTCTGACAAAAAGATACAGACCAAGGAAGAAGTTCTGGAAGCAATTACCGAATGTGATGTGAAGTTCATCAGAACACAGTTCACCGACACATTGGGAATGATCAAAAGCTGGGCGATCCCTTCAGAGAATCTGGAAGATGCCTTCAATGACGGTGTCATGTTCGATGGCTCATCTATCGAAGGTTTCACAAGGATCGAAGAATCGGATATGATGCTCATGCCCGACCCGACCACCTTCAACATACTCCCATGGAGACCATCTGAAGGTGCAGTTGCACGCATCATTGGTGATGTCAAACTGCCTGATGGGACAGCTTTCCAGGGAGATCCAAGATACATCCTCAAGAGAAGTATACAGAAAGCAAAGGACATGGGGTTCACCATGAACGTCGGACCGGAACTCGAGTTCTTCCTTTTCAAGCTGGACGAGCATGGCAATCCAACTACTGAACTGACCGACTATGGCGGATATTTCGACTTTGCACCACTGGACAGGGCTCAGGACGTTCGCAGGGAGATCGACTATACCCTCGAACACATGGGATTCAAGCTTGAAGCTTCCCACCATGAGGTCGCACCCTCACAACACGAGATCGACTTTAGGTTTGGAGATGTACTGACCACAGCAGACAGTGTTGTGACATTCAAATACGTGGTCAAGTCCATTGCATACCACAAAGGATATTATGCAACATTCATGCCAAAACCACTATTCGGAGTGAACGGCTCAGGAATGCACGCAAACCAGTCCCTGATGACAAATGACGGGAAGAATGCATTCTACGATCCTGATGCAGAGAACGGTCTCTCGGAGAACGCCAGATACTACATCGGCGGTCTGCTTGACCACATCAGTGAATTTACAGCCATCACAAATCCGGTGGTAAACTCTTACAAACGCCTCGTGCCGGGCTATGAGGCACCGATATACATCACATGGTCCGACAGCAACAGAAGCTCACTCATCCGCATCCCTGCTGCAAGGGGCAAGGGCACCCGTGTGGAACTCAGGAACCCAGACCCGTCATGTAACCCATACCTGGCATTTGCAGTTATGCTGGAAGCAGGACTTGATGGTATCAGGAACAAGATCGAGCCCGGAGAATCACTCAGGATGAACATATTTGAGCTTAGTGAAAAAGAAAGAGAGGATATGGGGATCGAGTCACTGCCCGGCAACCTGAAGGCAGCTATCGACAAAATGAATAAGAGCAAATTCGTGAGAAACGCTCTTGGAGACCATGTATTCGAAAATTATCTCGCTGCAAAGACTGCGGAGTGGGATGCTTACAAGGCACGTGTGCATCAATGGGAACTTGACACGTACCTCAGTATATTGTAAGGGCATTCACCCTTACACCCTCCGCCCTGGCAGCAATATGCTGATCATATAGATTTAAAAAGGTGATAAAATGTGTGGAATAATAGGTGTGATCGACAGGAAAAGGGCACTAATGGATGGATCCAGTATTCGCGATGCACTGAGCCTAATGAATGAAAGAGGAAGTGGAGAAGGTGCAGGTTATGCAGCATACGGAATATATCCTGATTACCAGGACTGCTATGCGATCCATGTCTTCTTTGACAACCTTGTGGAACCAAAGTCCCGGGTCGAGGAAATGCTCCATAAGTGGGGCCGCATCGTACACCAGGAAGCCATACCAACATACGAGCAGGACGGACTTAAAAAAAGCCACATCCCATGGAGATACTTCTTCAAACCTTACAGTGACCTGATGGCAGGAAGTACAACTCCCGAAGATGATGTCATGAAGTACATCGTCATGGAAACAAATTCCAACATACAGGGAGCACTGATATTCTCATCCGGAAAGAACATGGGAGTTTTCAAAGCTTCCGGCTGGCCTGAGGATGTTGCCAACTTCTATCGCATTGAGGACTACAAAGGATACATCTGGCTTGCACACAACCGTTATCCAACCAACACCCCGGGATGGTGGGGGGGAGCACATCCGTTCAACCTTCTTGACTGGGCAGTGGTGCACAACGGAGAGATCACCTCATACGGCACGAACAGACGTTATGTTGAAAGCAATGGATACACCTGCAGTATGTTCACAGATACCGAAGTAGTGGCATACCTTTTCGATCTTCTCGGCAGAAGACACGGGCTTCCGGAAGACATTGTGGTAAAAGCACTTGCACCACCTTTCTGGGACGAGATCGACAACATGCCCGAAAAGGAGCAGGAACTCAACCACGCGATCCGCCTTACCTACGGACCTGCCCTCATGAACGGACCGTTCGCAATCGTTGTGGCCACACATGAAGGAATAGTAGGATTTACAGACAGGATCAAGCTCAGGCCACTGGTAATCGGAGAGAATGGAAACCGGCTTTACATCTCAAGCGAGGAAGCTGCCATCCGCGTGATGGACCCTGAAGTACAGAACATTCACATGCCAAGAGCAGGAGAACCTGTCATCGGGAGGTTGAACATATGAGCCTTGGAAGCGTACCCCTGAAATACAAGGTTACCATCGACCGCGAGCAGTGCATGCACTGTATGAGGTGTATCGATAACTGTTCGTACGGAGTTTACCACAAGGAAGATGACAGGATAATCATCGATTCACGCAAGTGTACCGCATGCCATCACTGTATCTCCATGTGCCCAAGGGATGCCATATCCCTGAAGGAGAGGCCCGTGGATTACCGCAGCCATCCCCTCTGGACAGCCGAGGCACGTGAGGACATCATCAACCAGGCACGTACAGGGAAGATCATCCTTGCAGGAATGGGAAATGCAAAGCCATATCCGGTGATCTTCGACAGGCTTGTACTAGATGCCTGCCAGGTAACAAACCCGAGTATCGACCCGCTGCGTGAGCCCATGGAGCTTCGGACATACCTTGGAAAGAAGCCATCAAGACTTGAGATTGATAAGAAGGACAACGGCGATATCGAGCTGAAGACCAAACTTACCCCAAACCTCAAGCTTGAAACTCCCATAATGATCGGGCACATGAGCTATGGTGCCATCAGCCTGAACGCACAGCTAAGCCTTGCAAAAGCTGTGGAAAAGACAGGAACTTTCATGGGAACCGGGGAAGGAGGACTTCATGAGGCCATCTACCCGTACCAGAAGAACATGATAGTCCAGGTGGCATCCGGACGCTTTGGTGTGGACATCAACTACCTCGAAAGGGGAGCAGCCATAGAGATCAAGATCGGACAGGGTGCAAAGCCCGGTATCGGCGGACACCTTCCGGGAGAAAAGGTATGTCAGGATGTTTCCTGCACCCGTATGATACCCCTTGGAAGTGACGCTATCAGCCCTGCACCCCATCATGACATATACAGCATAGAGGACCTCGCACAACTTGTGAGAAGCCTTAAGGAAGCTACCGAGTGGAAGAAACCTGTGTTCGTGAAAATAGCAGCTGTGCACAATGCTGCAGCAATTTCAGCAGGTATTGCACGTTCCTCGGCAGATGCTGTGGTGATAGACGGCTTCCGCGGAGGTAGCGGAGCAACACCAAAGGTCTTCAGGGACAATGTAGGCATCCCGATCGAGGCAGCCGTTGCAAGTGTTGACCAGAAGCTCAAGGACCAGGGGATCAGGAACAAGATCTCGGTCATTGCAAGTGGCGGCATCCGCAACAGTGCGGATATTGCAAAATCCATCGCCCTTGGAGCAGACGCCGTTTACATCGGAACTGGAGCACTTATAGCAATGGGCTGTCGTGTTTGTGGCCAGTGTTACAGAGGCATGTGCCCCTGGGGCATTGCAACCCAGAGGCCGGACCTTGTAGAACGCCTTGACCCTGAGGTAGAATCCGAGCATGTGGCAAACCTCATCCGCTCATGGACACTCGAGCTTAGCGAACTGATGGGAGCTGCAGGCATCAACAGTATTGAAAGCCTGAGAAGCAACAGAAGCCGCCTGCGAGGATATATGCTGGACGAAGGGACACTGGATGTCCTGCAGGTCAAACCGGTAGGGGCCTGATAACATGGAAAAAGTAGAGATCGATGCAAAAGGCATGCACTATACCCCCCTCAATGAGATGATAAGAGAAGCAGTCAGGAATGGTGCAAAAGAGATAATTCTGGACAATGTGATAGGCCAGCGGTTCATCGCGGATGGATTGAAAGCTGATGTCACAATCCGGATCAATGGAGTTGCCGGAGGAGACCTTGGGATGTTCATGAACGGACCCACCTGCATAGTAAACGGAAATTGCGACCATGCACCCGGCAATACCATGGACGGAGGAACAATTGTGATCCACGGAAGTGCAGGAGATGCAGCAGCGCATAGTATGCGTGGTGGAAAGCTTTTCGTAAAAAATAACATCGGATACCGCGGAGGCATCCATATGAAGCAGTACGAGGAAGAACGGAAACCTGTGCTGGTCGTGGGAGGGTCTTCACACGCATTCCTTGGAGAATATATGGCAGGAGGCCTGATCCTTGTACTGGGCATCGGACAGGAAGATCCTGCAAAGGACCGTGGGATCGGAAGTGGCATCCACGGAGGAATGATAGTTATCCGTGGTGAAGTAAAGGATGAACTTCTGGGCGTGGGTGCCAGAAAGGCAGAATTCGGAGAAAAGGAACTGGAAATGATCACACCCTATGTAGAAGAGTTCTGCAAATATTTCGATACTGAACCCTCCGGATTGCTTGATATGAACTATACCTGTATAGTACCTGCAAGCACCAGACCGTTCGCAGGCAAGTACACATGGGAGTGATAACATGTATGAGAAAAATTACAATGATCTTGAAGACACCGTATGGCATACTGGAAAATGTGCATGTTGCGGCGCATGTGTTGCAGTTTGCCCGGCAAACTCACTTTTCTTTGAAACCGGAGAGAATTCCACACACCCGATGAATGACGGATACTGCAAATCAGCTGTTGACGGAGTAGCCTGCGGCGCATGCTATGAGGTCTGCCCAAGGACAGATGAGAGGAAGATCGAAACCATCGGGAATTCCATCGACATAGTTGCTGCTTCAGCAAACTTCGATGTTGAGAAGAAGCAAAGCGGTGGTGCGGTCACTGCAATTCTTATGAACGCACTGGAACAGGATCTTGTGGATGCTGTCATTAATGTTGCCGAAGACCCATGGAGCCTCAAGCCCAGGTCAACGATCATAACTTCCAGTGAGATGATAACCAAACAGGCCGGAAGCCGGTACAACTGGTGGGTACCTCTCCTATCCGCATTAAAGGAAGCCGTCATCACCAAAAAGTATCGTAATATAGCGATAGTAGGTGTACCTTGTGTGGTCCAGGCGATCAGTGAGATGCGCAAAAGTGAGCATGACCTGATAAGACCATTCCGGGATTCTATCCGGCTGATGATCGGCCTTTTCTGCACAGAGACATTCGACTATGAGAAAATGGTAGAGGGAAAGTTCAAGAAAGAGCTTGGTATCGACCCATGGCAGATCAGGCGCCTTGATATTCCCGGAAAATTGGAGATCACCACCGACAACGGAGAAATTCACACGATCCCCCTTTCCGAACTTGATGACTGCATACGCCCTGGTTGTGCCATATGTGCAGATCTGACATCACTTGATGCGGATATTTCTGCCGGGTCCATCGGAAGTCCGCAGGGGCAGACCACACTGATCATACGCACACCTGTGGGAAACAAGTTCTTCATGAGCGCTGTTGATGACGGAAAACTTGTAGTATCGGACAATGTGGATCTGAAGCCTATAGAAGCGCTTGCGAACAAGAAGGCAAAAAGGAGAGAATGAAACTGTATTTATGAATCAGGCACCAGTGCCTGATGCTTTTTTTATCAATAACATCCCCAACCCATTACTTTCAATATGCTCACAGCAGGTACAAATAATAAGTACAATATAACGTTATGCGAAGTTGGAGAAAGTGTCAATGCCTGCCTATACCGTTACGGAACTGAACAATTTTATCAAAAATATCCTGACAAATGACCCGAACCTTAACCAGATCTGGGTACAGGGAGAGATATCAAATCTCACAAAGCACGGCTCAGGACATTATTATTTTACCATTAAGGATGAAAAGAGCCAGATAAGCTGTGTTAGCTTCAGGTCTGTGAACAGGGCACTTAGATTCGAGCCTGAAAAGAACATGAAAGTGCTTGTTTTTGGATCCGTGGACGTGTATACCATCCGCGGACAGTACCAGCTGCGTGTGATGGACATGCGGCCTGATGGGATCGGAGAATTATACAAAGCTTATGAGCAGCTTAAGGAAAGACTTCAAAAGGAAGGACTTTTCAGCGATATCCACAAGCAGACCATACCTAAATTCCCGAAAAGGGTCGGTGTTGCCACTTCTGCCACCGGTGCTGCAATACATGATATATTGAATATAATAGGGCGCAGATACCCTGTTGACATACTGCTCTCACCTACCATCGTACAGGGAGAAAAGTCTGCAGAAAGTATAGTACATTCCATAGAAATGCTGAACAGGACCGATGTGGACGTAATAATAGTGGGCCGTGGCGGTGGTTCCCTTGAAGACCTATGGTCCTTTAATGAGGAAGCGGTCGCGAGAGCTATTTTCAACTCAGAAAAACCCATTGTTTCAGCAGTAGGCCATGAAACTGATTTTACAATATCTGACTTTACGGCCGACCTTCGGGCACCAACACCTTCTGCAGCTGCAGAGCTTGTAGTACCGGACCAGAAGGAATTGAAAAGACATATGATGAACCTCTCAATGAGGATGGAGAGCGAAATGCGGCACCTCATGTCCGAGAGAAAGAAGCATCTGGAACATCTTCGGGAAAAGATAGAACCTGAACATTTCAGGGACATGTTAAGACAGGATTACCAGCACCTTGATGAACTCACATCAAAACTGACAACATCCATTGGAAGAATTGTAGATAACAAGGCATCTGAGCTCAGACTTCATGCTTCCAGACTCAATTCGGTCAGCCCTTTAAACACCATTGGAAGAGGTTACAGCATTGCAGTATCCCCGGATAGCAGGAGGATCATCACAAACGTTGCCGATGTAAAGAAAAAAGATGCGGTTGATGTAATTGTCAGCGATGGCATTCTGGAATGTAATGTTAAGAGCATAAGTGATGATAGGAAAAAATACCTGCTATTTGAGAGGTGAACATATGGGAAAGACGGATACTACCAACGATATTGATGAAGATAATATTAATGAAGAGACCATTGACGAACTTACATTTGAAGAAGCGCTTGAAGAGCTGGAAACCATTGTTGAGCATCTTGAGAGAGGGCAACTTACCCTGGATGACAGTATCGGGACTTTCGAGAAAGGCATGAAGCTGGCACTCCTCTGTAACCGGAAAATCGAGAGCTCTGAAAAGAAGATTGAGCTTCTGATAGAAAAGAACGGCAAACTTTCTACAGAACCATTTAGTGAAACGGATTGATCAGGAAGGACGCTAAAAAGGAAGAAACAATAATATAATATGATACAATATATTTTTAATAAGTATATCTATCTGGAATCAAGAAATTATAAGTAACCCTTTATCCATATGGAAAATTACAATGTCAGAACTTCAAAATATGTCATGCTGTATCGACGGCCTTGATGAGATCCTTGGGGGATTCGGGAAACCATCGACAATACTAGTTGCGGGTACGGCAGGGGTTGGCAAGACCACAATGATACTGCAGATGTTATCAAATGCTGCCAAAAAGGGAGAAAAAACACTATACATACCTCTTACAACGGAAACTGCC includes the following:
- the hdrB gene encoding CoB--CoM heterodisulfide reductase subunit B, translated to MTNVSLFLGCVIPNRYPGIEKSTKLCLDKLGVDCIDLEGASCCPAPGVLRSFDKATWLALAGRNIALSEELDRDLLTICNGCYGSLADANHEIKADEQLKNDVNSHLGKIGRSIKGSHDVRHITEFLYKEVGSEKIRDIITHPLELRVAVHYGCHLLKPSKGRVGSSVERPSFFDELVEATGAESIEYPDKTECCGAGGGVRSALPDEALALTGHKLSMIESAGVDCIVNACPFCHMQLDAGQVDLNEKNGTSHNIPVLHYTQLLGLALGYSLEDLGIDLNAVVDLEFLEKILSDS
- the glnA gene encoding type I glutamate--ammonia ligase, which translates into the protein MTNSDKKIQTKEEVLEAITECDVKFIRTQFTDTLGMIKSWAIPSENLEDAFNDGVMFDGSSIEGFTRIEESDMMLMPDPTTFNILPWRPSEGAVARIIGDVKLPDGTAFQGDPRYILKRSIQKAKDMGFTMNVGPELEFFLFKLDEHGNPTTELTDYGGYFDFAPLDRAQDVRREIDYTLEHMGFKLEASHHEVAPSQHEIDFRFGDVLTTADSVVTFKYVVKSIAYHKGYYATFMPKPLFGVNGSGMHANQSLMTNDGKNAFYDPDAENGLSENARYYIGGLLDHISEFTAITNPVVNSYKRLVPGYEAPIYITWSDSNRSSLIRIPAARGKGTRVELRNPDPSCNPYLAFAVMLEAGLDGIRNKIEPGESLRMNIFELSEKEREDMGIESLPGNLKAAIDKMNKSKFVRNALGDHVFENYLAAKTAEWDAYKARVHQWELDTYLSIL
- the xseA gene encoding exodeoxyribonuclease VII large subunit, translating into MPAYTVTELNNFIKNILTNDPNLNQIWVQGEISNLTKHGSGHYYFTIKDEKSQISCVSFRSVNRALRFEPEKNMKVLVFGSVDVYTIRGQYQLRVMDMRPDGIGELYKAYEQLKERLQKEGLFSDIHKQTIPKFPKRVGVATSATGAAIHDILNIIGRRYPVDILLSPTIVQGEKSAESIVHSIEMLNRTDVDVIIVGRGGGSLEDLWSFNEEAVARAIFNSEKPIVSAVGHETDFTISDFTADLRAPTPSAAAELVVPDQKELKRHMMNLSMRMESEMRHLMSERKKHLEHLREKIEPEHFRDMLRQDYQHLDELTSKLTTSIGRIVDNKASELRLHASRLNSVSPLNTIGRGYSIAVSPDSRRIITNVADVKKKDAVDVIVSDGILECNVKSISDDRKKYLLFER
- the xseB gene encoding exodeoxyribonuclease VII small subunit; this translates as MGKTDTTNDIDEDNINEETIDELTFEEALEELETIVEHLERGQLTLDDSIGTFEKGMKLALLCNRKIESSEKKIELLIEKNGKLSTEPFSETD
- a CDS encoding DUF4139 domain-containing protein, with protein sequence MNRNKLLIIIFATIFIAGMIALAPNAIKNEDTQTISHTSVVAKTHPSELLFELASANPMTGSTEVTVYNQDLALVKEKRDISLKNGYNHVQYSDVASRIDPTSVIFEAPDEPGIFVVEQNYEYDLVSNSKLLDKYIDREISVTDPEGNEYQGTLLSHGDGMILKTRNGVVTLSEVAKIEYPDIAGLLTKPTLVWQVYSPVSGNRDILTSYLTDGISWKANYIIKSNPDDSMVDIDGWVTIDNQAGTNFNDAKLKLIAGDINRESNDVPAFSGFYYDVAAMEVPIDQFEEESFFEYHMYTLDRPTNLNDNEIKQISLLSANNVPVTKEYLYDGLQEDKVKVTLVMNNSEASGLGIPLPKGVARVYKADSENQLQFLGEDSIDHTPADEKVSVSVGYAFDIIGERKRSEYKKISDRMYRVSNIIELRNHKAESATITVVEHLSGDWEMISNSHPYTKIDSNTIEFQLTVPADSSATITYTEEYSY
- a CDS encoding Coenzyme F420 hydrogenase/dehydrogenase, beta subunit C-terminal domain, whose translation is MYEKNYNDLEDTVWHTGKCACCGACVAVCPANSLFFETGENSTHPMNDGYCKSAVDGVACGACYEVCPRTDERKIETIGNSIDIVAASANFDVEKKQSGGAVTAILMNALEQDLVDAVINVAEDPWSLKPRSTIITSSEMITKQAGSRYNWWVPLLSALKEAVITKKYRNIAIVGVPCVVQAISEMRKSEHDLIRPFRDSIRLMIGLFCTETFDYEKMVEGKFKKELGIDPWQIRRLDIPGKLEITTDNGEIHTIPLSELDDCIRPGCAICADLTSLDADISAGSIGSPQGQTTLIIRTPVGNKFFMSAVDDGKLVVSDNVDLKPIEALANKKAKRRE
- a CDS encoding glutamate synthase-related protein, with product MSLGSVPLKYKVTIDREQCMHCMRCIDNCSYGVYHKEDDRIIIDSRKCTACHHCISMCPRDAISLKERPVDYRSHPLWTAEAREDIINQARTGKIILAGMGNAKPYPVIFDRLVLDACQVTNPSIDPLREPMELRTYLGKKPSRLEIDKKDNGDIELKTKLTPNLKLETPIMIGHMSYGAISLNAQLSLAKAVEKTGTFMGTGEGGLHEAIYPYQKNMIVQVASGRFGVDINYLERGAAIEIKIGQGAKPGIGGHLPGEKVCQDVSCTRMIPLGSDAISPAPHHDIYSIEDLAQLVRSLKEATEWKKPVFVKIAAVHNAAAISAGIARSSADAVVIDGFRGGSGATPKVFRDNVGIPIEAAVASVDQKLKDQGIRNKISVIASGGIRNSADIAKSIALGADAVYIGTGALIAMGCRVCGQCYRGMCPWGIATQRPDLVERLDPEVESEHVANLIRSWTLELSELMGAAGINSIESLRSNRSRLRGYMLDEGTLDVLQVKPVGA
- a CDS encoding GltB/FmdC/FwdC-like GXGXG domain-containing protein, whose product is MEKVEIDAKGMHYTPLNEMIREAVRNGAKEIILDNVIGQRFIADGLKADVTIRINGVAGGDLGMFMNGPTCIVNGNCDHAPGNTMDGGTIVIHGSAGDAAAHSMRGGKLFVKNNIGYRGGIHMKQYEEERKPVLVVGGSSHAFLGEYMAGGLILVLGIGQEDPAKDRGIGSGIHGGMIVIRGEVKDELLGVGARKAEFGEKELEMITPYVEEFCKYFDTEPSGLLDMNYTCIVPASTRPFAGKYTWE
- the hdrC gene encoding CoB--CoM heterodisulfide reductase subunit C; translated protein: MSIRNEPNVLSRMEKTGSDILKCMHCGVCSGSCPSGRHTILNVRKLLKKARSDTAVLSDDSLWMCTTCYNCQERCPRGIDIVDAIFEIRTLAVHEGIIYPEHRMVGELLLEHGHAVPINEENRAKREALGLDPLPPTVHSFPEGLEEVKKLLVSCKFDELMSEK
- a CDS encoding class II glutamine amidotransferase, giving the protein MCGIIGVIDRKRALMDGSSIRDALSLMNERGSGEGAGYAAYGIYPDYQDCYAIHVFFDNLVEPKSRVEEMLHKWGRIVHQEAIPTYEQDGLKKSHIPWRYFFKPYSDLMAGSTTPEDDVMKYIVMETNSNIQGALIFSSGKNMGVFKASGWPEDVANFYRIEDYKGYIWLAHNRYPTNTPGWWGGAHPFNLLDWAVVHNGEITSYGTNRRYVESNGYTCSMFTDTEVVAYLFDLLGRRHGLPEDIVVKALAPPFWDEIDNMPEKEQELNHAIRLTYGPALMNGPFAIVVATHEGIVGFTDRIKLRPLVIGENGNRLYISSEEAAIRVMDPEVQNIHMPRAGEPVIGRLNI